From Micromonospora rifamycinica, a single genomic window includes:
- a CDS encoding MaoC/PaaZ C-terminal domain-containing protein, protein MELSTRTYRVTRADLVRYAGASGDFNPIHWNDRTATAVGLPGVIAHGMFTMALVGRAVAEWAGAPDAVVDFGVRFTRPVVVPDDDEGAEITVDAVVKEVTEAGLTRLDITARCGDEKVLSQARATVRTAG, encoded by the coding sequence TACCGGGTGACCCGGGCGGACCTGGTCCGCTACGCGGGCGCCTCGGGCGACTTCAACCCGATCCACTGGAACGACCGGACGGCCACCGCGGTGGGCCTGCCGGGGGTCATCGCCCACGGCATGTTCACCATGGCGCTGGTCGGCCGGGCGGTCGCCGAGTGGGCCGGAGCGCCCGACGCGGTGGTCGACTTCGGGGTGCGGTTCACCCGGCCGGTGGTCGTCCCGGACGACGACGAGGGTGCCGAGATCACCGTCGACGCGGTGGTCAAGGAGGTCACCGAGGCGGGACTGACCAGGCTCGATATCACCGCCCGGTGCGGCGATGAGAAGGTGCTCTCGCAGGCGCGGGCGACCGTCCGGACGGCCGGCTGA